In one Hemiscyllium ocellatum isolate sHemOce1 chromosome 27, sHemOce1.pat.X.cur, whole genome shotgun sequence genomic region, the following are encoded:
- the LOC132828643 gene encoding probable G-protein coupled receptor 139 translates to MHELPKGLIFAIYYPVLAAIGLPANLAVVAILSQNSCGLSRCITYYLVSMAVTDLLVMITAVILNRIVGIYSPSSFLSITPVCSFRTAVNMAVIDNSAWLTIAFTFDRFVAISCQNLKATYCTKKVAAWVIGVVSTLCCMKNSFLYFVLEPRYEINSIPWFCSIKEIYYTSSAWAAYDWIRSILNPCLPFILILLLNVLTIRRILSANRARRRLQLQSNGENQCDPEVEKRRKSIILLFSISGTFILLYLLFFLNILYVRAANITYSSGSTSRYSMFYLEQTGYMLQLLSSCINPFIYAVTQSKIRDELKHGVRFALNILINIFKY, encoded by the exons atgcatGAATTACCAAAAGGATTGAtctttgccatttactatccagTCCTTGCAGCTATTGGTCTTCCAG CTAATCTGGCAGTGGTTGCAATCCTGTCTCAAAACTCCTGTGGTCTATCTAGGTGCATCACGTACTACTTGGTGTCAATGGCAGTGACAGATCTCTTGGTCATGATCACAGCTGTAATTTTAAATCGGATTGTCGGGATTTATTCCCCATCCAGTTTCCTTTCTATCACACCAGTGTGCAGTTTTCGCACTGCAGTAAATATGGCAGTTATTGACAACTCCGCCTGGTTAACCATCGcttttacctttgatcgatttgtagctaTATCGTGCCAGAATCTGAAAGCAACTTATTGCACTAAGAAGGTGGCAGCGTGGGTGATAGGGGTAGTCTCTACTCTGTGCTGCATGAAAAACAGTTTCTTATATTTTGTATTGGAACCTCGGTATGAAATTAACAGTATACCCTGGTTCTGTAGCATAAAGGAAATATATTATACATCATCTGCTTGGGCTGCATATGACTGGATCCGTTCTATTCTAAATCCGTGTCTACCTTTCATTCTAATTTTACTACTGAATGTGCTGACCATCAGACGCATTCTCTCGGCTAAtcgagcccgcaggagacttcaGCTTCAgagcaatggagagaatcagtGTGACCCAGAGGTGGAGAAGCGGAGAAAGTCCATTATTTTGCTCTTTTCCATTTCGGGCACTTTCATTCTGTTATATTTGCTATTTTTCCTAAATATTCTCTATGTTCGAGCTGCGAATATCACTTATTCCTCAGGATCCACGTCGCGTTATTCCATGTTTTATTTGGAGCAAACGGGATACATGCTACAGTTATTGAGTTCCTGCATCAACCCATTTATTTATGCTGTGACGCAGAGCAAAATTAGAGACGAGTTAAAGCATGGAGTGAGATTTGCTTTGAACATActtattaatatatttaagtatTGA